The genomic region AGTAACTTAAGAAAAATGATACCAaggaaagaatttcaaatagctatattattttaggaattataaaaataaattgatgacCAATTTTTACTAAATCCGATGTTAaggaactaaaactaaaaaatgaaaattttatattgactAAAATCAGAAGGAATAAAGTTTACCAgcattaaaaatcaattttaaaattttggaagaaCTAAAAGTGACAATAGAACATGGTGTCATATGATATACTTATAAGACTTATAAGTGACATTTTTTGGGAATGTCATGTGATACTTTCATGAAGATCTATTTGTCATGTTAATATTTAACGATTGTCATGTTAATATTTAAGACTAAAAAtaccaacaaaaaattaacagaaaactaaaagttataaaaatatattgaaattctaaaaattagaatatgaataaagtttataaactaaaacttaattaacccaGCAAATAAAAATAGCTGAGAGGCGCAAAAATAATCTGTTTATGGAATAGCTGGAAAGCGGAGTCAGTCacatcgataaaaaaaaaaaaaaaagggcggGAAAGGAAGGGTGTGTCAAAATTTTGAGAGCCACTCCCAGTTTTGCACCCTCccacaaaatcaaaatcttcGTTCCGTGTTTTAGCAATCGGTAGAGAGCGAGACACGGTATGCGATTTCTATTTACACTATCGATTCTCCTTTCTGCAATTCTCTTTGTTACTGTAATTAGGTCACAACCAGTTTTGCTTCCATCACCGATTGATTGTTGCAACTGCTTTCTTCAGAACAAACAATTGGCTTGGATGGAGTGATTTAGTGTGCCGTGAATTTAAAATTCTCGTTAAATTCTGGCAATTTTACGGTGTATTTAATTAACTGAACaggaatttgaaaattcatCCAAAAACTCTCCCTCCGCACTGTCTCGGGTCACTCGCTCTCTCTGTTGGTTCTGGTCATTTCTGATGTTTATGAATCTCACCTAATGTGTGAATATGTGACTTTAAACTTGTTTTGACAACTGGTCTGTAAACAAGATTCCAAAATTTGATAATACTGTAGCTCATAATGCTAGTAAATGAGTGTCATATGCTTGTAATTTTGAGCCAATATCCATCTACTCAATCTCATATGTAATCTCAACATGCTATTTCTTTCAGGTTTCTGCATTATTGCTTTCAGAGGGACTCATTGCAGGTAATTGTTGCTCACATCTTTGCTTCAAAGTTCACTCATTTCAATGACATATGATAATATGATTTGCGTGCGTGAGCTTCACCTTCCTTCTTTTGGATTTTATTTCTGTTCTGTTTGTTCTGTTCTGTGTCTGATGATTTTTCATAGTCATTGATTGTAAGCAATGGAGAAAACGCCCAAACAAGGTTCCAATGCATCACTTTTTCCTTCTACTGGAATTGGATCGAGGTTCTCCAATTTGAACAAGTCTTTCAAATATTCTCTCAGATCTTTGCTCACTTCATGCTCAAAGGAggttctttgtttcttctttcttctctcttctcatGGCTGTTTTTAATTGTGttataaaatgaaaagggaaacaataggtatgtaaaaaaaattaacttcttaaaCCTGCATGTTGTTtccaattataataaatttgttagtaGAGAAACTGAATATCCCCAACATTTTAAGCTTTTAAGTTAATAGAAACTATTTGACCTAAGGGGAAATCAAGATGTGAGAATTGAATTCCCCACCCCTAACCACAGCTTCCTGGGAAAAACCAGGATCAACAAGTATTgcctagtttttttatttttaattttatttttataaagacaAGGATCAACAAGTATTTactgtgtttattttattttattttttcatgtattggTCCCCTTTAGAATTTAGATTTGTTGATTCTCACATCACATCACATCACAAGCACTAGTGCCACACCCTTCTTATGTGCTAGTCCTGTAACTAGTATGAAGAAGTTGGCGAGGAGTTCAAGTCAATAAACTAGATGACTATGCCCATTACAAAGCTAGACCAAAAGAAATGATTGATGATAGGTTGATATTGGGGATTTCTTGAATAATACCTTCTGACACATACAGATGAGTTGGTAACTCACATCACAATTGTGTGGTATCACTCCCTTGTAGTCTATAGACGTGTAAAATGTTGCCCACATTTATCTCATTAGTTCAGATCAGATGCTTTTACTCTAAAAAGAGAGCCATGGCATGTTTATGCTGTGATATTGGctaaatagaaattttaaaaagatgtttttGCACTAACCCATTTTGTGATAGCATACCTCATTATCTCACAGTTAGAGTAAGACTGCTCAACAATAAATCTAAGATTATGTTGatattttgcattttaaaatggCTATATATTGATATATGTTTCTGTTTTGATGCTTAAAGGAATTTTATAAAGCATTTTCAAGTTTCTCTAACACTGAAAAGGAATTGCTCCATCGCCTATTTCTTCAGGTATGAACTCTTGATATTAATTTGTTcaaattagaaatatatttctgaaTGTTACATTGAGGTTTTGCCAATAAGAAAAATGTGACAATGAGTTTGACCTAggtcatcatttttctttttcatatctgGTTTTCCAAATCAATTGTGTTTTGAAATCAGGGCAGTGATCCCTTGGATTTCAATGATATCCTTTATACTGACACTCAGATGAGAATTTATACTGACAATTTATGTCAGTGTTAATCTTGAAAACTTTTGGTGCAACCTTGTGGTTAgagttatataataattatattcctCAGCCACTTAATACTAAGTAGGTCCACAGAAGGTATTGACTATTGACTATAAAAAAGAGGTCAAATTAAAAAAGTCATCTTTACACTTTACATGTGAATTAAGTGAAATGAATAAGGCCTTAAATGTGATTAATTAGCAACATCTAGTTAGATTTGAAATCAAACAAGACATTTGTTGGTATCAAGCATATATGTCTATCGAGAAACATATGTATCATAAACCTACTATCCCAAATCATTGAGTGAAGGCATAACAGGCCTGATGCCCCCCTCACACTAGTGCCTTACAAGACTTGAAGACTTAAAAGTTCAGACAATGCACAGGCACACTTTACCTTGTGTTGaaatttaacttttcttttaaagCATAAAGGCTCTAATACCAACCTACCTATGAACAATTTCTAAGTGCTTGCAAGAAAATAATCTCAGCCTGcactgattttataaaatacaagATTATACCATAAAATATGTGAATTATTGGGATTGATGGTTTAATACTCCTATTTACCTATTTACAGCAAGTATTCACTTTCCTAATTATAAAAGGAATCAATGAATATTATTAGCTAATCAAGCTATATCAACACTATGGATAGTTGTATATCATTCCTCATATCTCAACTGAATGCGATGCACATAAACTCCTTTACTCTATTTTTCCAAGGCTAAGTGTCAATAAATGCTCGGAGTTTCATTTATTTGTATTGTGATTGACTTTTTGTATCATATTTCAGGTCATTACTTCGTTGCATGAAAACTTAGAGGTACGTTTCTGATAAGTGCTGATGTGAAATTATGAATCCATTCCATCGCAAATATAAACACTTGACGAGATCCTCATGCAATGATTGAGGATGCTATctaaatatcacttgagatgttTTCCTTCAGTCAAATCACCTATTTCTCAAGTTAAAAGCCtgatgaggtttcactatttCAGATACTTGGTATTGATGTCTGTCACGTGTCATCTATGGCTTGAGTCAGTAAACTAAACtattttcttgaaattgtgtTAGTGTATGTTTAATGCATGCAACAGAAGTTCATTAGAATATCTTATCCTAGTTCTGCTTTTTATCGGCTTAGGAACATTGGAGCCTGTTTGGTGGACATTTTGGATATAGAGGaatgttttataatttgtaaacaAACTGTTATTGTTGTCTTCTTCATAAACTAAATCTGAAACTAAGGTTtccttttaaaaagtaaaaacagtcCTAGATAGTTATGTAATGgttttttagtatttatcttttatttcttttaaaatgataggatcatattcatgatttgttgtaactgtgcaattttgttttcttgcttttaCCTTTCCTCTTTCACACACATGTTGATAGATTTCAGATTTGTCAAGAAACATTGTATCCTCTAACTATTTATTCACACGTTTGAAGCATTTTAGCACCAAGATTttgttattatgataaaaatgttaattttaaatgctctgtcaattaatttttacagGATGGGTTTGAGACGGTCTGTCTTCAAACACAGGTATAACTGAACTATTGTTTCTGTtgttttattctaaaatttacacaaaagattgtataattttgtatttgattgCTCAACATTTACATAATGCAATTTAGTTAGGATTTCAACAATACATAAGGCTTGCATTCAACTAGGCATGGCAACGGAGAAGGGCAAGTTGAATTTTGCCTTCCCCCTTCCCCTTCCCCGCCACTGCCACCACCAAGGATGGGGGCAGGTTTGCAGTCAGGTTTGAAGAAGTGgggatgaaaaaattaaacccaATCTCATTCTCATTGGGTTCGAGGGGACCCCATGGAAAACGTGTCCCACCCTATTTGTTttcttagataattttttaaaataaatcatatatcaagtacattttaattcaaataatagataaaagttGACATAAAACAAATCTTTTGAGTCATTTTTATGAGAGTGTTGGAGATCTCACATTGACTGTTCATATGACCAATATAGAGTATGTAAGTTGGGGGCAACCCTCACCTTACAAGCTGGTTTTGTGAGGTTGAGTTATGCTTAAActcaaattctaagatggtatcatGGCCTATTCTAGCGATTGTTATTAGGCCTATCGGGTCACCTGCTATCGGGCCATTTCGAACCACCCAAAAATGTCCAATCCTGCAAACTTCACGTTCAAGATGTCTAGTCCTCGGCATGAGGAAGAGGGTGTTGGTGATCCCACACCAATTAGTGATATGACCAAAATAGAGTATATGAGTGTGGGGTAACCCTCACCTTACAAATTGATTTTGTAGTGTTGAGTTAGGCTTAGATCCAAATTGTAAGAGAGTGAAAGGAGTAAATCCAAGTCATACATGGATGGTTAAGATTTAATGTCACgtgactttttaaaaaattcacatcACTTTATATGTATTAATTTTGACCATTCATGACCTGATCTAATGGTCAATATTCATTCTTCTCACTCTCACATAAGAAAGGTCCTCTCAACCAATTGAAAGTgggttttcttattttaattaaatctgcatttaattcaaaattatgaatatttcaATTAAGGGAATCTTAGAACATGCTGAGATAGTTAAGAAGTTGAACCTTTTTAATTCTATCTGAGTTTCAACAACCAGCTCTCTACAAGTTATGCTTTGGCTTTGGagatattctttttaaaatcaCAGCACCATTCACAGTTACACCCTTTCCCTAAAGTGAAAGTATTGAACACTTTTATATAACTTAACATAGGtcagagaggggggggggggggggggcaggaAGGGGCCATATGCAGGCTTTGATACTCTTACTGCCATACTCTGTGTAAGACATAGGGATGCGCTTGCAATATTCTACTATATCCTAGTTAGTCTGTCATTTTGAGTTCATCTTTCTTGCAGGCAGGAGCTACTCTTGATGCTGTGGAGGAAATTGTGGAAGAACAAGATCTGGATGTCTTATTTTCAGATAGGTATTATTGGATTTTGCCAAGAATATTTTAAGTAGTTTATTGTAGGATGCTATCATTATAATAAACGTGAGGTGGCCTTATTGAAAAGTTCCATTCATATTAACAATTAGTGAAGCTTAATCTTCAACCTCACGTGGTTCTATTTAGTTAATcccaattttatatatgttgataGAGGTTTCAGATTATACTTGGGGACCAATgctgattattatttttaacacgATAGTTATTCAATTTGCCTGCTTATCATACATTTATTGGTTATTAAATTTACAATATGATGGTTATTTGAACTAAATAGTGAAACATTGATACAAATGCAGGAGTAACATAATGGATGTTGCTGAGAATCTGTCTatggcaaagaagaatgaaatccAACACTTAAAGCATATGGTTCAATTGGTAGGTACACTATCAGAATGCATCCTTGTCAAATTATGCTGCAAGTGGACTAGAAAACAAGTACTTTCTAGTATTATTCATTGATTAAGGGATTGTACATCTTGAGTCTTTTTGACCAACCATCTTCATATTATCCTATCCCTTCTTTCTAATCAACaatttatgtttttcattctCAAATTGGAAAAGACAAAAAAGTTTGTCTTCCTTGGTCGTGTGGAACTAACCACTTTGTTATGGCCTTAATCTCGAGTTATTCCTTACAGTGCAACAGTGATAATCTTTGCCTACAACTCTACATGCAGTTTAAGGTTACAGAGAAAACCTGTATTAAACGGCTTGTGAATGTGAATATTAATCACTTTAATAGACACTAAAACTTGAAATCATGTGCAAATTTGTATATACGGCTGAAAGATAATGTCTTGAACTTGAAAAGTACTACAAACTAATTTTGGCTGGGCCACAAATGACATTACCAGTTGTGGTTTTCCTTAGGCCTTTACATAGTGTTTGGTTAGAAGGAAGTGGAGCCAAAGAGAGGtacctttatatattttttcttatttggttCAAAATTTTGGAGCGGAGTGGAGGGAAAGTGAGGGAGCTAAAATCCCTCTATTGAGGGGATCAAGAGGGGAGGGGAAATGGTTATAATATTTGGATTGCACTTACTAAATTAtcttgagattttattttttttctaccctTTTCATTAGTATTACTATTTATAAAGGTATAACattgttttacttttattttttgtccacTCCCCTTGCAAACCAAACAAATATCATTCCCTTCTCTAACCAAACCAATTAAGAGGATATACCCTTCTCTTCTACTTTTGAATCGTTTTTTCTCCTTCGAGTCTTGTATTCCATTTGGCTGATCATCATATTGATTGTTAGGGAGAGGAACATAATCAAATGTTGCGCACTCGACTGCAACTCCTTAGAGAAGGCAATCAAGTGTTATCTGGTGCCTCACAAGCTGTTGAGAAGGTGAAAGTTTTCTGAACTTCTCTTAAATCATTCCATTGGTCCAAAGGTTATAATTTTGATGTCTTGTTATTATTTGGGGGTTTCTTTTTTGGCTGATGTGTGGCTCTCCTATCTGTTGTTTGTTTATATGCATAATTAACAGTTCAAaagcatgaatgtaaattatGGGGCAAACAGCGGTGATGGCCATGATGTATAACATGTCTTGCTCATTCTCTCCTGCAAATTGACGAAGGTTCATTCTCTGGTGAATAATTCCCATTGTTTTATGTTGTAGCAATGTTTCTTAAGATTCTTACTTCACGAGTAAGTCTACCTTAGTCCTTGAGATTATAGGGTCATGTATTTTAGAAGCTAAGATTTTAAAAATCGTGCATTAGTTCCTGACTTTATAAAACATACTAATTTGCTTtagtcttttttatattttatttttcattatcgtTTTTACACTAGTAAGAACTGAAGTGAATGTTAACATtgtatattatcattattaatttaagtTCTGTGAAAAAACAAAGTagcttttgttatcatcaattCTTGCTTTAGTACTGTCTATTCTCAGCTCTGTAATTGAGTGACTTTCGGTCTTTTTAATGAGCCTTCCGCAGTGTTGGCAGAGTGTATATATGATGGATTTCTGAATCATCCTTTCAAACACTTTTAAATCTCAGACCAGCGGACTAGTTGAACTGATTCGATCATGGATCATGAACTAgctgttttcaatttgaatattttCTGGTTTAATCGCATTTTAGTCATGGATCATCTATAAATCTAGTTTTAGTCATGAATAAAAAAGTTGACTTTGAGGTCTCGATAGTTAATCTCTATCCTGGATAAGTTAAATTTTCTTACTAACAGACAGTACTCATGAGAACACGACACACGAAAACAATATTAGcacaaaagaaaatcatttttaccTGGGAGTGggccattttcttttttcttttggtgaatGAATATTATTCAGGAAGACTAGAAGCCTCTAGGGAAACAAATCTGAGCTATATCAGCTCTAAGCTCATTTACAATGAAATTAGGCGGAAAATGAAATATATGGAAATCAACTTCTGTCGTTAGAGCATACTCCATCGGTTCCAGAATATATGATGTTTAAGATTTTTGcacaaggataaaaaaatttaattaatttgttgaattttaaagaaaatattaggtaactttttaatgtcttttatctttttaattaatgactTATTTATTCTTGTTATGCACTGCTCATACTAAACATTTATTAAGGATAgtcttaaaaaaagtatttaatataacGATTTTGTAAAAcgacttatattttattttgaaatggagGGAGTAGCTGGCTAATCTATCAGCAGTTTGATTAGCCTCTCTCAAGAAATGGTTCCAAACAACATTTCCAGTGCTATTATGGATAGCGTGAATGGCTTTAATAATACTGAAGCTAGGATGCGATCTGCAGCAACATGAAGTCAGAAGCTTCACAACTAGAACTGAGCAACCTCCCAAGTTAGAGATAGATACTCCAATGAGTTCCCCGGTACTGTCTCGCAAAACACCTCCACAAGCAGACTTATTATCTCTGTCCGTTGGAAAAtattcaagtcccacatcgactGCCTCACTTCTTGGAGTACAACTTATATATTTGTTGGATAActtcaattaaaatcaattgattttaagatgaaatctaacccTGTGGGTCACAACTCCATCCAATTAAGAGCAATATAACTTGGAAACATCCACGAGATGTTCAAAACATTTGAGCCCATGGAgaggtttgaaattttttgcatTGTCACTATAAGACCGTGCCATGTTGCAAGCTGTTGTGATGATGTCTTGAGCATTCCACGCCTTTCCTTGGAAAATCACCTAGTTTCATCTCCACGAAATGACACTAAGAAGAACCCCAAACATCAGACTCCACTGAACACCATGATACACATTATTAGAGGGATCCGATAGCATCCAGTTCTTCCAACTTTCATCAGAATAAAACGCAACTCCTCTATCACAAGTAAATACAAGATTAGCGTAACAAACAACAAGTAATTCTTGAAGGTGGTCATTGGAtgtgtttgtttaaattatatttcttaaggGAGGATACTATCGTTGTCCCATATGCTATGGCCTATGGGCTAGTTGTCCATCTTGggtcatttttgtaaataaaatatcaatgagTCTATTACGAAATAATTTTGACCACTAAATTTAATGTGAACAGTCATCTTCTCCTTAAATCTACTAatcaaaatagtaatttttgacCGATCAATGATTAAAACCGACTCAtatcttttaattgttttagaacttactaatattttgtttgttaaaaTGACTCAATGCTCAATTAGCCTGGCATCTACTGCCACATTGGTAAACATCTGCAGGACATGTATCAA from Glycine soja cultivar W05 chromosome 16, ASM419377v2, whole genome shotgun sequence harbors:
- the LOC114390058 gene encoding uncharacterized protein LOC114390058, which gives rise to MEKTPKQGSNASLFPSTGIGSRFSNLNKSFKYSLRSLLTSCSKEEFYKAFSSFSNTEKELLHRLFLQVITSLHENLEDGFETVCLQTQAGATLDAVEEIVEEQDLDVLFSDRSNIMDVAENLSMAKKNEIQHLKHMVQLGEEHNQMLRTRLQLLREGNQVLSGASQAVEKFKSMNVNYGANSGDGHDV